A segment of the Cotesia glomerata isolate CgM1 linkage group LG2, MPM_Cglom_v2.3, whole genome shotgun sequence genome:
CTTAAAAATCGTCACAAATCGCCTAAGCTCGTGATTACTCGGTTATTTACTTTAATTCAGAAGCTATAACTCGTTGCCATAGCAactgtttattaatttacaataaaatacaagtttagttatcattaaaaaaaaaatgtctcaaaaCTTTGAGTACGTAATCCCTCCATGGGAAGCAGAAATGATCATCAAAGATCTATCGCCTTCCAACCTCGAGGAAATTGGGACAAAGCTCTGGTTCGAGTACCACAAAAAGCTGATGCACTTAAGTCAGCAAAGTGTGTTAGAGATCACTCATATGCGTGAGGAAACAATTAAAGAGTGGTTCGTAACTTTCCAAAAAATTCCTATTCTAATCTTCGAAGCCATACAAATTTCCGTgtggaaacaaaaaatatttccgcGACTCCTGGAGCTCGATGAGGAACCTTCCAACACTTTCATGCTCTACAGTGTTTTATACCACGAAAGCATCGCAGTTTCGTTACTGGAGAATATTTTGTACCACTCTGACAGCATAGAGTCTCTTGAAGACCCATCTCTTGATTTAATAGACTACGCGGTTTCTTGTATtactgaaattatttttcctaaAGAGCAAGACCAGGATGATAGTAATAACATCAAAGAAGATCAATCTTGTCTTGAAGAgctgttactaaaaaaaaaagagatagAATTCGACATCAGTATCAAATGCATCTCAATAATCGGTTACCTGGGAAGTTTTGCTGATTCCTTACCTCTGGCTACTTTAAAACGTTTGCTATCAACTCACGATGTTCCTTATTTGTTCGCTCAATTGATTGAATTGCGTCCTTGGATAAAAGTAGTCGATGGAACTAGAATGATTTATTCCACTATCGGAGTCtgggaaaaattaaaagaaggcGAGGAAGACAAAGTTTCTAAAATAGAAGGCCAAGTTTGGTTTGGACTCCGCGAACTTCTTCTCAACCCCAAAGCCGCTACTTATTACCAAGTTTCCGAGTTTAGAATATCTGCGTTGGCTAAGCTGCAAAAGTATTTACATGAAAGAGTGCTTGATCAGATTCCTCCGCTCGTCGACTTTCGTAGGTGGCTTAGTTGTTTAAATGTCACCTCGCAGGTTCCTGATTCCAAGCCTGGTTTTTGTGTTGAAATTATTCCTCAAGTGAgttgtagattttttttcttgcaaAGCTAAaagacactggcctagttgtttgacacttgcaattttattctaattaaaaaaattaaatgttctcaaaaaaccaattttttttttttaaattacaattcaaaaatatatttattagagttgatttgtttttttttttaattaaaataaaattgcaagtatcTGTAACTacgccagtgtcaataactgggtcttctaccttaataataatttctaattgCTGGTTTTATATTTAGATCAGGTCGTCAATTGTTGATAAGTATAAAAAGAAGTGGAAAAAAATTGCTGAACAACAGtcggaatatttttttgctaaaaataTTGAGTATGTTCAAAACATGGCGCAAGTTTTAAGCGAAGCTTATGATTTGGataaattagttattgatGATAACAAGTGTGTAGTTTGTCGCAGCTTGGCTAATAAACGATGTTCCAAATGTAAAAAAGTTTGGTATTGCGGAAGGTAATACACTTGTAATTAGATatcaatagaaatttttttaaaattaaaattgaatgtCTGAcagttttctaattttttttttaaattttattaaaaattgttagaatTTTTTGCAACTCTATTAAgttaaaagacccagttattgacacttgcaattttattctaattaaacaaataaaatgttcttaaaaaaccaattatcttaaaatttataattattaatttaataaagtctatttgttttatttaattaaaataaaattgcaagtgtcaataactgggtcttttaccttaatgtTGCAAGagaatgaataaaaatgataaattgtcagattttcaaattacaatactaaaataaaattgtttataaataaaattattttttttagagaatgTCAAGTGAAAGATTGGACAACTCACAAAAATGAATGTGAAAAAATAAGTAAGGACCGCGACTAAATTTATCAACgcgtttattaaattaaattaaattattattattagctattatcaattaaattaaaaaaaaaacagtcaattattttaaagtattatttatttaaacgcTTAGTGGCCACTGTTTTGTTTCAAATAATCGATAAGGACTTCCTTTGCACTGGTATCATCACCAAAGTCCTGtaacatatcaaaaatattttttatcactacaaatttaataataaagttaataaattaaataactaaattaaattatcagaCATTTTGGCATATTTCAGCAGGGTTTTTAAATTGGGTTCACCTCAGTTGAGGGAGCCTGTCATATCATCATTTAGGTATTCAATTGAATTGTTATTATACTAAAATTAACGTgtgtcaattttttggatttttataacaataaaataattaggaaaaaattttaattaaaaaattccacatctaaaaattttaaaaaattaaaagtgcaaattatttttttaaatgttttttatcgttgacctataataaaaatttaaaaaattgacagatgtttgctaacttcagtatcatgaatttttaaataaaattataaagatttaatAGTAGAGTAATCAATTACCTTAATAACGACGCAAGAGCAGCCGACAACTTTACGTGCTTTTCCTGCACTGTCGATTTTGCATAAACCAGCCCACTCGCCGAGTTTCTTGTTGTTGTCAACCTTGATCAACGAGATTTGATGCTCGTTGCAGAGTCCCTGGACAAGTTTTTTGTACATTGGCTCGTCGCAGTTCTCAGCCAGGATGCACAGCATCGCTTGCCTCctaggaaattaaaaaaattccatcatTAGAGGCTTTAATGCTCATCCGATGTTTtgttagattatttttttaaaattattcaaagtaCAAACTTGTCGAGGACTTTTGCTGCTTCGTGCAGACCGTGAACTACTCCATCGTGGATCAGGGCGTTCTTCAAGACTTCTTGGAGCGCCGTGTTTACGTCCATTGAGTTTGAGGGTTGTGCGGAGGGCACATCATcgctgtaaattataaaaatattaattagttgTGAAAATAATGTTTACTTATCcaacatttgaattaatttaaataacggCAATCAAGTACACGTgtttaaagttataataaaattttaaaaaaaaattttcactaagTTTTTGGTatgattgatttaaaatattaatttgattggtataaacaataaatattaaattgacaAGTatgaacaataaatttatctaatggtgcatttttatattttaattaaaaaattggagtCTTAAGATACTTTAAGGTTATGAACTATCATCGAgatataattcataattttcaaaattttaattaaaaatgttgaactcaaaaaataaaaaataaaatatgaatagtaaaaaaattaaacttagtaaataaataaataaaaataaataaaaaataaataaattaaaaaacaagcAAAGCAAAACTTACTTTTCGACGTCTGACATGATCGAAGCAGTTTAGACctctgaaataaattaaaataattattagtaacaTATTcctgattatttaaaactttacaaaattgttttttaacaaaagaTGTAATAATTAACGACGGATTTAACAACCACGTCATTGTGACATGTTACATTTACCTTAGACGAAGTAAGAAAGAATTAGTCACTCAACACATGTGTCTATCGCAATTTTCGCGCTGTATAACCTCGTCCCGCCATCTAGAGAGCGCTTGGAAGAGAACTGTTCTTTCTTACCAACCGCTGAGTTTCCCGCACTGATATGAATTTGAATAGGATTCCCAGCAAAGTGCGCAGTGCTGATTGCTATCAACCTGATTAGCATAAAAGtaacatcaattttatttcttattgttaaagataaattaacaaagcaattaattaatttgataatgaTAACGTAACGGATTCcgggattttttatttataaggaCGTGAGACTTTTTGCTAGATCTTAAGATTATGGGCCCTATTAAAGAAGATCAGATACCACGCAACGGGATTGTCTAATGATCTCAAGAGGATCTCGTGATTCACGATAAAATTGCGCGTAATTTATCGCAGATCATTAGATGTTAAATATGAAACGTTGAGTTTTATAAGATAGCTTTTTAGTCTATAATCAGCAGCGTACGGGATTGAGTAAAgtactaaattaaatttaatattattcgtAATTCAGTAAAGTGTCTACTTAATGGGTTTTTTTAGCGTGGTAGGGggtagtgaattttattataccGTTGGTTTATTTAAACGGTGACGCGGTGTGATGTGACTTTACAGAGCAAGTATGTACTGAATTGTGACCAGTTCTTTCAGTCATCACTGTTGCTTCAGCCAAGCCACATCGCGGGGGTGGACATACTCCTTTTTATTAAACGATTACACTTAAAGTTACAACTATACTTAAGTTATAGACACAATTGGGTaagtttcattatttatttatttaactttacaattaaaaaatatttatttagttcaAGTCATTGGCAACTATTCTTATACTTCATTGCAATTCaaattttccataaaatttttctacacccctcggatttattttattttaaattagtcattttaataaataaaaattattaaatttataaattaaattgatttaaagattcttaaaaatttcgccgtaaaataaaattaccggTCCGTTAATTAAAGAAGCAATTCTACTATCGCGCAGGCGAGCcgtttacttgaaattaaagtgTCGCACACTGATTCCCAGGTTATTAACcaattaaatgtttaattgCGAATTTGTGAAGTACATTGAACTATACGTAACTGTATATTGTGATTATAATATACCGGAACTGGTAACTTTAGTagtagatatagatatatatacaGCAATCGTAGGACGTTGCTACTAAATTCTTACAAAGATTTGTTCCGCTATCATTCTAATCTGTGTTTGTCATTGAGAGTGTAGATTAAAATTGCAGTAGCTTACCGTTGGTTTGCTTACAAACCATGAGATCGATAATTATTgttgtctcaaataaaaaataaaaagtagagTGTGATTTGACAggtaaaatgaaattataacaaacAAGTTGTTTTGGTTCCCGCGGTGACCGGAAAGTCAGAGCCGGATCTCAGGCTCGTCGATCTTTTGCATAAAAGCCACGGAAGTGTTTAGGGAAATGATATTTGTCACGGTTTATGTTAGGGTAATGCGACACAACCGAACAAATAAACTAGGAGCTATTGTAGAGTTTAATTTAGTATACCGTGAATGTTGAAGTGAAAGAAAGATTGTCGTGACATTTATGCATGAGTGATTATTAAAACTTAATTATCTTGATGGgtgtgataaattttattttactgtatcacgtgtaattattatttaattaaattaaattttattatattcattgtttttttcaatttattctaGGCATAATGATTGCACTGATTGCAATTATGATTAGCCTACTGGTGAGCAGCTCAGCTGATGGAGTGGGAAAAGCTTGGGAAATATCACCAAATTCAAACGCCGAAATTACGACACATCCGACATGGCCACGGCTAGATTTGTCGGCTTTTGAAGTGAGGAGTGTCAGTGGAATCGGTCGATTGACGTCACGCGAAAATCAACCGCCGGTTAAAATTCAAGAAGAGCCCGTTAAAAATCGGGAGGAAATTGATACTTCAGCTGAGGAGTCTGGAGAGAATCGCGTTGCTAAGGAGATCGAGGACATGGAAAATGATTATTACAGCCCAGAAGTCATTTATGATCACCCTATCTTTCAGGGTGTGAATAAGAACTCACGAAAAGACGTTGAATTGCTACCAGGTCCTTGGGAAAAATCGATAACCCAAAGAACTAGCAGAAAACGTGGTTACTGTCCTGATAATGACGACGAGGTGGAAAATATTTCTGTTGGAGAAGAAAAACATTTGCGCGTACGTCGAGATGTTGATGAAAAACAAATGGAGAAGATTGCTGCTACTAAAAATGTACGAGAACCTCGTCTGAGTGCTTCGGAGTCTTGGTCCAAGCAACCATTGGCGGTTGAGTTTCGTCATCGCACAGATTTAGATGAAAGTACTTCCAGTGGAAATGAAGAAGTTTCAAGATCATCTGCTCGAGGTCATCAGGCTCCACATGTCGATTTTGTCACGGCAAATCGCAGAAATTTCGAAGGAAGAGAGTCTCGGGATTTGCCTTTGCCCAGAGACGTACCAATGACTCGAGACTTGTCGATGTCTAGGTCCTATGACGCAACTCCTTATCGCAATAGTCTTCGGGAAAGAGATCCTGATTCGCCTTACTCCCGAGGTTATTACTACCCAGATCACTTCAGAACAGAAAGAGATTACTACGTTAGAGGAGTTAATGAGCCTGCTGCTTTTTCTATGGATCGTTACCGCATTGAAGACTACGATATGTACCGGAATCGCCCAACACCGAAGCCCAAGAGGATAATATACTACGCAACGCTTCCTGAAATCGTCCGCAAGCCTGTGGATCTTCGCACTTATGCTAGACCTTATGACAGCGTAAGTAAAGCTTCGATTCCAGTTGGAATGATTACACGCGATCGGTACCATAAAAGAATGCCCAGCATGATCGATCGAGATGACACCAGGTACCAGTATCGAAATTATCAACGTTACAACTCTTACGACCCGTATGTGAAGAGATCCAGCTATTTAGATCATCCTTATGCTCCTTTTAATGAAAGATTGGAAGAAGATCGCTATCGGGACCAAGATTTCGATCACGCCAGCTACAAAGAAGCTCCTGAAACTCGAGAACGTGAAGATCCCAAGAAGCCAGTTCCTGGAGTCGAGGCTAGGGTTGAACAGGACAAAGCACCTTGGCCAGTTCAAATCGGAACTGAGATAAATGTCAAGGATAATCAAAGAGTTTCTGGTAGAAAAGTATTTGGGCAGTACCCGAACTATGACAGATTCCGTCCCAGCGCGAGACTAGAGCGCAAAGACAATGGAAATGATCCCAGTGGAGAAACCAGACACTGAAactagatatttattatttatttattgatttattagaTAATTTGAGGTATCATGGTGACAATGGGATGATTTGAGAGGTATAGGGGTTCTGGTTTCTTTATCTGCGATTTAATATTACATATTTGAGACAAGATTGATTCAATCTCTTGATTATTCATTTATGTTAGGATGGTCTGTTaagtaataatagtaatgattatttatttcagcatTAATCACTgatattttgatttatatcctatattttttgtaccttggaattaaaataagtagttttttttaaatttataagaatgTGTTTAAACAATGTCGacgttttaattaataaattgtttagcTCAAGATTTTTTAGGAGGTGATtctttgacatttttatttagcaaTAGTCTAAATACATATTATTTAAGTActttaaacaataatattatgcaaaggataaatattgattagatttttaaataaaaattttttcatttgttgtGTTTTTTGCATAAATagaatatgtcaaaaaaaatttgttaataagaCGTCGATATTTCCAATAAAACAATGTAATCAAATATTGTTGTACCACTGAGTTGATTTAATAagtaaacaatttataaatcttattaaaactGTAAGAATAAACTATAtcctaaaaaataaagctCTTTCCAAAGTAAAATAAACTTCTAATCGAATAGATTTATTTctaatgattattatatacCCATTCAATTGTTTTTGCATTTCCTACGAGGTTTATAGACAGAAAAGTTAATtctttagttatttttttataaaattagaatttttaaaagttacatccccatttttaaataataagagaGATTAGGTTTTGAAACTctcgaaaaatttgtttctaaTGACCAATtccagaaaatttatttttttcgtattaCTGTTGAAGTAGCCTGTTTTAGGTCGGTAAAATGAGCTGTAACAAGTTTGCAAGGACTCATTATCCCGTGTTCggaataaatattcaatttttctatttaaccTTCCCCAAGAACAATGCGCAACTGTAATATCAACATCCACAACACTCGGTCTACCAGTACTCGCTTATACCATCCGTAAAGCAGCAACAATCCTACCTTTTTCACCACTCCAAACCCATTCACTGCTTCTCCCTGCCGGCTATTCTCTCAACAACTCTCACACTCAAACTCTTTCATTCTTtcttatactaaaaaaatgaaaaaaccgAATTATCCTCGGTATATTATGCGGTCTCCTTCTTGAATTAGTTCTCCTCCCGAATGGATGAATGGTAGTAAATGACGGTAAAGCAATCGAGCGATCGATTTACTCGATTACCCGTCGATTACAGTCGAGCTGAATATCAGAGAAAGACGACAACAACCAACAGCCgtagtatattttatattaagtaTTATGGAATACGGCAAGGGCCATATGGAATTTGGGCCCAAAAAAATAGTCCCGTGCAGGAAATTGCTAACGACTTAAACGCCGGGGCGTTTCTACCGAGGACCTCTCCTGGGTCCGTTGTATGGGACCCTCCAGTGATGGATGGACCTGAGCTCTGTAATTTGGAGGCGTTATGTGTGTATCGAGACACGTAGGTGTTGCTTTATATAATATAGTATAGCGCTCGTTTGGCCACACTACACATATATATTACATTAATACAATCTTCCCTTAGTATCGAATCCTGATGCTCTCTCTTGTCCTTACCAAATAATTGTGTACCGTCTTGGTCACACGGTCCTCGAACTGGTCTTATCCAGATGACCCAGCACCTGTTTGGATTTCCTCTTGGTTCCATTGATCCGATCATCATCATTGTAATCATAATTGCAGCCCTTTTAGACGATCGCataattcatatttataaataaaaatatcaattttacgATGTGTCAAGATGGTAAATGTGTTGCATGAAATGCTTGGCTCACGATCGACACGTCACCAATAATTCATAAGACCGTAAATTCATACGCGAGTCATTTATCCAACTGCGGCGTAGAACCCTACACCGTGATCTCCAGAACTCTCTCAGAAAACGAGAGATGCTAAATTATTAAGGATGATCCAAGTTCTAGCCCTGGCTTACTATGCAGGAGACAGACTCAGAAGACGAGGATGAGGAAGATAGGCTAGTCTCGAACGCGATTAGCCTGGGCAATGGATAATATTCCTCCTCATCTTTTCTCTTTTCTTTTCTACTATCTGCACCCTCGGGGCA
Coding sequences within it:
- the LOC123260067 gene encoding 40S ribosomal protein S12; translation: MSDVENDDVPSAQPSNSMDVNTALQEVLKNALIHDGVVHGLHEAAKVLDKRQAMLCILAENCDEPMYKKLVQGLCNEHQISLIKVDNNKKLGEWAGLCKIDSAGKARKVVGCSCVVIKDFGDDTSAKEVLIDYLKQNSGH
- the LOC123260065 gene encoding zinc finger MYND domain-containing protein 10, which produces MSQNFEYVIPPWEAEMIIKDLSPSNLEEIGTKLWFEYHKKLMHLSQQSVLEITHMREETIKEWFVTFQKIPILIFEAIQISVWKQKIFPRLLELDEEPSNTFMLYSVLYHESIAVSLLENILYHSDSIESLEDPSLDLIDYAVSCITEIIFPKEQDQDDSNNIKEDQSCLEELLLKKKEIEFDISIKCISIIGYLGSFADSLPLATLKRLLSTHDVPYLFAQLIELRPWIKVVDGTRMIYSTIGVWEKLKEGEEDKVSKIEGQVWFGLRELLLNPKAATYYQVSEFRISALAKLQKYLHERVLDQIPPLVDFRRWLSCLNVTSQVPDSKPGFCVEIIPQIRSSIVDKYKKKWKKIAEQQSEYFFAKNIEYVQNMAQVLSEAYDLDKLVIDDNKCVVCRSLANKRCSKCKKVWYCGRECQVKDWTTHKNECEKISKDRD
- the LOC123260064 gene encoding uncharacterized protein LOC123260064, which translates into the protein MIALIAIMISLLVSSSADGVGKAWEISPNSNAEITTHPTWPRLDLSAFEVRSVSGIGRLTSRENQPPVKIQEEPVKNREEIDTSAEESGENRVAKEIEDMENDYYSPEVIYDHPIFQGVNKNSRKDVELLPGPWEKSITQRTSRKRGYCPDNDDEVENISVGEEKHLRVRRDVDEKQMEKIAATKNVREPRLSASESWSKQPLAVEFRHRTDLDESTSSGNEEVSRSSARGHQAPHVDFVTANRRNFEGRESRDLPLPRDVPMTRDLSMSRSYDATPYRNSLRERDPDSPYSRGYYYPDHFRTERDYYVRGVNEPAAFSMDRYRIEDYDMYRNRPTPKPKRIIYYATLPEIVRKPVDLRTYARPYDSVSKASIPVGMITRDRYHKRMPSMIDRDDTRYQYRNYQRYNSYDPYVKRSSYLDHPYAPFNERLEEDRYRDQDFDHASYKEAPETREREDPKKPVPGVEARVEQDKAPWPVQIGTEINVKDNQRVSGRKVFGQYPNYDRFRPSARLERKDNGNDPSGETRH